From the Candidatus Krumholzibacteriota bacterium genome, one window contains:
- a CDS encoding AMP-binding protein, producing the protein MLVNDLLEKSAERFPDKNAVWFKGETRTYSEILNMSRKVSGYLADHNIERADRVAVLIENSHDHIIAYFGVLFAGCVSVSLNTQTTTEALIYLLNNSDAKAIITTGKYSKQLLPALKKCPKIKEIIIDQEDLSGYKKIGHCNTVSLADVYKGEAAKNDVRSIDIDLAEIVYTSGSTGNPKGVMLTHLNLVSNMRSIVSYAHLSEDDSILVVLPFYYIYGKSLLLTHFLVGGTVIIDNNFLYPNQVLATMKKQKATGFAGVPSTFMILLDRSSVRKYSFDSLRYLMQAGGAMAPSVQREVKEVFSPAKLYIMYGATEAAPRLSYLEPDRLDDKLGSIGKAVDNVDLLLVDDNGNPVPPGEVGEIAARGSNIMRGYWKDPEGTAEVLRNGLYYTGDLAKIDDEGFFFVVGRSKDIIKVKGFRVSAKEIEEKILELNEVHETAVIGVDDDILGEAVKAFIVPRSEGDCDSDMIEKYLRENLPQYKLPKFIEFRRKLPKNKSGKILKQKLKEEISGDE; encoded by the coding sequence ATGCTTGTTAACGATTTGCTTGAAAAAAGCGCCGAGCGTTTTCCCGATAAAAACGCCGTATGGTTTAAGGGTGAAACAAGAACTTATTCTGAAATTCTTAATATGTCCAGGAAAGTAAGTGGTTATCTGGCGGATCATAATATAGAGCGCGCAGACAGAGTCGCCGTACTTATTGAGAATTCCCATGACCATATCATAGCGTATTTCGGGGTTCTCTTCGCGGGATGCGTGTCGGTAAGTCTCAATACTCAGACTACCACGGAGGCTTTGATCTATCTCCTCAATAACAGTGACGCCAAGGCAATTATTACAACAGGCAAATATTCAAAGCAGTTACTGCCGGCTCTTAAGAAATGTCCGAAAATAAAAGAAATTATAATAGATCAAGAGGACCTTTCAGGGTATAAAAAAATAGGTCATTGTAACACAGTTTCACTGGCTGATGTTTATAAAGGTGAAGCCGCGAAAAATGATGTGCGTTCTATTGATATTGATCTCGCCGAGATAGTATACACGTCGGGAAGCACGGGAAATCCTAAGGGTGTAATGCTTACTCACTTAAACCTGGTGAGTAATATGAGATCGATTGTCAGTTACGCCCATCTGTCAGAAGATGACAGCATTCTTGTTGTTCTGCCTTTTTATTATATTTACGGGAAATCGCTCCTTCTGACTCATTTTCTCGTGGGAGGAACAGTTATTATCGATAATAACTTCCTTTATCCTAATCAGGTGCTCGCTACCATGAAAAAGCAGAAAGCGACGGGATTTGCGGGGGTTCCCTCAACTTTCATGATCCTTCTCGACCGCTCTTCAGTTAGGAAGTATTCATTCGATTCACTTCGTTATCTTATGCAGGCAGGGGGGGCGATGGCTCCTTCTGTCCAGAGGGAAGTGAAAGAGGTTTTTTCTCCCGCTAAGCTCTACATTATGTACGGAGCTACCGAGGCCGCCCCCAGACTCTCTTATCTTGAACCTGATCGGCTTGATGACAAGCTCGGCTCTATTGGAAAAGCGGTTGATAATGTTGATTTACTGCTGGTTGACGATAATGGAAATCCCGTTCCCCCGGGGGAGGTGGGAGAAATTGCCGCCAGGGGATCGAATATCATGCGGGGTTACTGGAAAGACCCGGAAGGAACGGCGGAAGTATTGCGCAATGGTTTGTACTATACCGGCGATCTCGCTAAGATTGACGATGAAGGTTTCTTTTTTGTAGTGGGAAGAAGCAAAGATATTATAAAGGTAAAGGGATTTAGAGTAAGCGCCAAGGAGATTGAAGAAAAGATCCTCGAACTGAATGAAGTTCACGAAACCGCTGTTATAGGCGTTGATGATGATATATTGGGGGAGGCGGTAAAAGCCTTTATTGTACCCCGTTCAGAAGGTGACTGTGATAGTGATATGATCGAAAAATACCTCAGAGAAAATTTACCGCAGTATAAACTGCCTAAATTTATAGAGTTTCGCAGGAAACTGCCGAAGAATAAATCAGGCAAAATCTTGAAACAGAAATTGAAGGAAGAAATAAGCGGCGATGAATAA
- a CDS encoding Na/Pi cotransporter family protein yields the protein MAAEVIFQLIGGLGFFLFGIRFMSEALGRVSSNKFKNIVSYLTANRFIAFSVGAGLTALIQSSSAMTVMVIGFINAGLLTLRQAIPVVIGSNIGTTFTAWLVSFFAVFKITHYALPAVGVGFFLMLTCKTGRSRRWGEVLFGFGVLFVGIGFMKEAFAPLQSSVQIKNIMVKFSEYPILGVAVGTAITMLFQSSSATIALVQVLALKGLIGFPATLPLILGDNIGTTLTAQIARIGGNTDSKRIAWVHTLFNVIGTAYMLVLIYLGVYQNFIEWIIPGQVTTGNIMFHIALSHSVFNVFNSVIFLPIVIWLERLVVAIVKEHPDEIHMEPQYLERHLIETPALALEQSRKEIMRMLHLAASGFNDAVDMVMENNYKLAGKVAQKEDAVDNLQAEITKYLIEISVKDLDKDQARMIPVFIHSVNDIERIADQAENIAELIERRPNKGLLFSEFAREELRKMIKVVKGMIEDISGGLEDSELYHAYDALEKEEKLNEMQIDFREKHIKRLKKKSCDILAGLVFTDFVDSLEKIGDHLSNIAKGLQRGFKWK from the coding sequence TTGGCAGCTGAGGTAATATTCCAACTCATAGGGGGATTGGGCTTTTTCCTTTTTGGAATTAGATTCATGTCTGAGGCTCTAGGCAGAGTTTCGAGCAACAAATTTAAGAATATTGTTTCATACCTTACCGCCAATAGATTTATCGCGTTTTCCGTCGGCGCGGGGCTGACCGCTCTTATTCAGAGCAGCAGCGCCATGACGGTTATGGTGATCGGTTTTATCAACGCGGGGCTTCTTACACTCAGACAGGCTATACCGGTTGTGATAGGGTCGAATATAGGAACTACATTCACAGCCTGGCTTGTCAGTTTCTTCGCTGTCTTCAAAATTACTCATTACGCCCTGCCCGCGGTAGGCGTTGGTTTCTTCCTCATGCTGACCTGCAAAACCGGAAGAAGCAGAAGATGGGGTGAAGTACTCTTTGGATTCGGTGTTCTTTTTGTAGGGATCGGGTTTATGAAAGAGGCTTTCGCGCCTCTGCAGTCCTCCGTACAGATCAAAAATATTATGGTAAAGTTCAGTGAATATCCAATCCTGGGCGTAGCTGTCGGAACTGCTATAACAATGCTGTTTCAGAGCAGCAGCGCGACTATTGCCCTTGTTCAGGTACTGGCGCTTAAAGGTCTTATCGGATTTCCCGCTACGTTACCGCTGATTCTCGGCGATAATATTGGGACTACCCTTACAGCCCAAATCGCGAGAATAGGCGGAAACACAGACAGCAAGCGGATAGCCTGGGTTCATACTCTTTTCAATGTTATAGGCACGGCTTATATGCTTGTGTTGATATATCTTGGGGTATACCAGAACTTTATCGAATGGATTATACCGGGACAGGTAACAACTGGTAATATCATGTTTCATATAGCGCTTTCTCATTCCGTATTTAACGTATTTAATTCAGTTATATTCCTGCCGATTGTAATATGGCTCGAGAGACTGGTTGTCGCAATTGTCAAGGAGCACCCGGATGAAATTCATATGGAGCCGCAATACCTCGAGAGGCATCTTATTGAAACCCCAGCGCTCGCCCTTGAACAGAGCAGAAAAGAGATTATGAGAATGCTCCATCTTGCCGCATCGGGATTCAATGATGCCGTTGATATGGTAATGGAAAACAATTACAAGTTGGCCGGGAAAGTGGCACAGAAAGAAGACGCCGTTGATAATCTGCAGGCGGAAATTACGAAATATCTAATAGAAATTTCTGTCAAGGATTTAGATAAGGACCAAGCGCGGATGATCCCGGTCTTTATACATTCGGTCAATGATATAGAAAGAATTGCCGATCAGGCTGAGAATATTGCGGAGCTTATTGAAAGGAGACCGAATAAAGGCCTGCTGTTTTCCGAGTTTGCCCGTGAAGAGCTTAGAAAGATGATTAAGGTTGTTAAGGGAATGATCGAAGATATTTCCGGCGGTCTTGAGGACAGCGAATTGTATCACGCGTATGACGCGCTGGAAAAAGAAGAAAAACTGAATGAAATGCAGATAGATTTCCGTGAGAAACACATAAAGAGATTAAAAAAGAAATCATGCGATATTCTAGCCGGACTTGTCTTTACAGATTTTGTTGATTCACTAGAGAAGATCGGCGATCATCTTTCTAATATTGCGAAGGGCCTCCAACGCGGCTTTAAGTGGAAGTAG
- a CDS encoding tetratricopeptide repeat protein gives MSERNRSNGGRGYKFALWGIISAAVLVRAVYLIQLGKSDLQWLLPLDMRFYRELAEGLSAGASMPGGALSFNPLYPLILSAIFRVAGNGLLVPRIIQALLGVITIYLHYVAGKDIMKNSKGTGTRAGEQAGIFAAATALLYPHFLLYEASLLATSFVTLIFISSFIIALRIDLHISGITEFKIKTGNGRKYSAGFLLGVLMGIGALGRPNLFFILIPAVIVWLFFRRTRTDNGRKAAVFCFVGTAIILSLPIAFNAVRTGRLIPVTSHGGINFYIGNRPEADGVYKPPDGMRADMRGLLEDAKKRARELSNEELTGEEVSEYWFGRTVDGIREDPSRWLKLLGRKLLLFWNKAEIPDVIDISFYKESCPVMRLLFIPFSFISVLAVMGLAVIFIIRRNRALFTVFTGSSVFSVIIFYINSRYRVVSVPVLILSASVFFSWATHQVRRRRWKNLTLAAFIAPALFFAVVNRDMVQINRSAMYGFLGNQYILRGNEEKAEKAYHRAYQLDPERVEARINYARILSRRGKFGRAITLYESAFKEFPDFPHLALEYAVVLERLGRQEKAVKLFRYAYRVERGKDRVLACKYLSRAALSEGNTDMAVYWIRKALEITPGDLKLVKLLNRLEGGR, from the coding sequence ATGTCTGAAAGAAACAGGTCCAATGGAGGCAGAGGTTATAAGTTTGCCCTCTGGGGTATTATATCCGCGGCTGTGCTCGTCAGGGCAGTTTATCTCATACAGCTCGGCAAATCCGATCTGCAATGGCTGCTTCCGCTTGATATGCGTTTCTATAGGGAACTGGCCGAAGGATTGTCCGCCGGCGCTTCAATGCCCGGGGGAGCCTTATCTTTCAATCCCCTTTACCCGCTTATCCTTTCTGCTATTTTCCGTGTAGCGGGAAATGGACTACTTGTTCCCAGAATTATTCAGGCTCTGCTGGGTGTTATTACGATCTATCTTCATTATGTTGCCGGGAAGGATATAATGAAGAATTCTAAAGGGACGGGGACTCGCGCCGGAGAACAAGCGGGTATCTTCGCAGCCGCGACCGCTCTTTTATATCCGCATTTCCTGCTGTACGAAGCAAGTCTGCTTGCCACATCTTTTGTAACACTTATTTTTATCTCTTCTTTTATTATAGCTTTAAGAATTGATCTTCATATATCCGGAATTACAGAATTCAAGATTAAAACGGGAAACGGAAGGAAATATTCCGCGGGGTTCTTACTTGGTGTTCTTATGGGGATCGGCGCGCTTGGAAGGCCGAACCTCTTTTTTATACTGATCCCAGCCGTCATAGTATGGCTGTTTTTCAGAAGAACAAGAACTGATAACGGCAGGAAAGCGGCGGTATTCTGCTTTGTGGGAACGGCTATTATCCTTAGTTTGCCGATAGCATTCAATGCTGTAAGGACCGGCCGGCTTATTCCGGTAACCTCTCACGGAGGTATTAATTTTTATATCGGAAACAGACCTGAAGCGGATGGTGTATATAAACCACCCGATGGCATGAGAGCTGATATGAGGGGGCTTTTGGAGGACGCGAAGAAAAGGGCCCGGGAGTTGTCAAATGAAGAACTTACCGGAGAGGAAGTATCTGAATACTGGTTCGGAAGAACGGTAGATGGAATCAGAGAGGATCCCTCCCGCTGGTTAAAACTGCTTGGAAGGAAACTGCTTCTCTTCTGGAATAAGGCGGAGATTCCCGATGTGATTGATATTTCGTTTTATAAAGAGTCCTGCCCGGTAATGAGGCTGTTGTTTATACCTTTCTCTTTCATATCCGTATTGGCGGTAATGGGGTTGGCAGTTATTTTTATAATCAGGAGAAATAGAGCGCTGTTTACAGTCTTTACAGGTTCGTCTGTCTTTTCAGTTATTATTTTCTATATTAATTCAAGATATAGAGTTGTTTCGGTTCCGGTACTTATTCTTTCGGCTTCCGTTTTTTTCTCATGGGCCACGCATCAGGTTAGAAGAAGAAGGTGGAAGAATCTGACTCTTGCAGCGTTTATCGCTCCCGCGCTGTTTTTCGCTGTTGTAAACAGAGATATGGTACAGATAAACAGGAGCGCTATGTACGGGTTTCTAGGAAATCAATATATCTTAAGAGGAAATGAAGAAAAGGCTGAAAAGGCGTATCATAGAGCGTATCAGCTTGATCCGGAGAGGGTTGAGGCCAGAATAAATTACGCCAGAATCTTAAGCAGGCGAGGCAAGTTTGGTAGAGCAATAACACTTTATGAATCAGCATTTAAAGAGTTTCCCGATTTCCCTCACCTGGCTCTTGAATATGCAGTTGTGCTCGAACGGCTGGGCAGGCAGGAAAAGGCGGTTAAATTATTCAGGTACGCCTACAGGGTTGAAAGGGGGAAGGATAGGGTTTTAGCGTGTAAATATCTTTCCAGAGCTGCTTTATCAGAGGGGAATACTGATATGGCTGTATACTGGATAAGAAAAGCACTTGAGATAACGCCCGGTGATCTAAAACTGGTCAAATTACTTAACAGGCTTGAGGGCGGAAGATAA
- a CDS encoding tetratricopeptide repeat protein — protein MSISTTSAHFIFILLMLLASFICPDTLWAASWWSSVSLAGLVILSLISVIFITSKPSEFIKKKSAGRTLNKSLYFTLILSVSAVLMWLFRVKAPLHGDINSTAKAIARGAVNLPGSFVPTAINQLFYRVTNTIFLAGSAASLNLTSIISGLIFIAGAYSVTGIIFEKSYRGRILLTLLFVSNGCFAVFFGGGNIPPTVLFSFLYVIAALKYIKKKVSLITPALLLLLSIFSHPSAIYLLPGFIYILISAFISKDKKGHAVIASGIFIILWIAGEIILPVISEYAGPAKYISAFLTPPFQTWTLTKSLLNITNGLVLAGPIFLAALFLLIRSLIKEKGNRNTDRQHKLVTTNIISAILVIIIASGSVDNGLKWSALFATAPVFTLYFAAEIKKTRDISLVFKMTLLITISGLIHLLPIVLTGSSLKTAEQRLLSLPLSEGRGEYIIAESARDNYNIEKAAEYYSRAAEKDPENDRAYYKLAEIRFDQEEYYEAVSFFTKAAELNPQNHHYRFRLAETYIEIRWYNEAVPILEKLTSRFPDSASYWTKLGYAYNHSKKFSRAVTAYNRALSLDPDNRIYKDNLASATLNRGSELQKNGNIEAAMENYREAIKLSPYRCEGYTNLATIELDEGNYREARKLLSRALRNPTITARTYFIMGIVMEKLGKYEEAVYYLEKCKNINPMSPASYHIKKIKAKKEKESNL, from the coding sequence ATGTCTATTTCTACAACTTCTGCTCATTTTATCTTTATTTTACTGATGCTGCTCGCGTCGTTTATTTGTCCGGACACCCTGTGGGCGGCAAGCTGGTGGTCTTCTGTTTCCCTTGCCGGCCTCGTGATATTATCACTTATATCTGTGATATTTATCACTTCCAAACCTTCAGAATTTATCAAAAAAAAATCTGCCGGCCGCACTCTTAATAAATCTCTGTATTTTACACTTATCTTGTCGGTTTCAGCGGTTCTTATGTGGCTCTTCAGAGTTAAAGCACCCCTGCACGGAGATATAAACTCAACAGCAAAAGCAATTGCCCGGGGCGCGGTCAACCTTCCGGGTTCTTTTGTTCCCACCGCGATAAATCAGCTCTTCTACCGCGTTACAAATACCATCTTCCTTGCCGGCAGCGCGGCTTCGCTTAATCTTACAAGTATAATCTCGGGACTTATATTTATCGCGGGCGCCTACTCAGTTACCGGCATAATATTTGAGAAATCTTATCGGGGAAGAATTTTATTAACTCTTTTGTTTGTATCAAACGGCTGTTTCGCGGTCTTCTTCGGCGGCGGCAATATTCCCCCGACAGTCCTCTTTTCATTTCTATACGTAATAGCCGCTCTTAAATATATTAAAAAAAAGGTGTCTCTAATAACGCCTGCGCTACTCTTGTTGCTTTCCATCTTTTCCCATCCTTCAGCAATCTACCTTTTGCCCGGGTTTATATACATTTTAATATCCGCCTTTATTTCAAAAGATAAAAAAGGGCACGCGGTGATAGCGTCCGGGATATTTATAATTCTGTGGATTGCGGGTGAAATAATTCTTCCCGTGATATCAGAATACGCCGGCCCCGCTAAATACATATCCGCATTCTTAACCCCGCCCTTTCAAACATGGACACTTACAAAGTCACTCCTCAATATAACTAATGGCTTGGTTTTAGCGGGCCCGATCTTCCTCGCGGCTCTTTTTCTACTCATCCGATCATTGATAAAAGAAAAAGGAAATAGAAACACTGACAGGCAGCACAAATTAGTTACAACGAACATTATTTCGGCCATCCTTGTTATTATCATAGCAAGCGGTTCTGTGGACAACGGATTAAAGTGGTCTGCCCTTTTTGCCACGGCACCTGTGTTTACTCTATACTTTGCCGCAGAAATCAAAAAGACAAGAGATATATCCCTTGTCTTTAAGATGACTCTGCTCATAACGATATCCGGTTTAATTCACCTGCTGCCAATAGTACTTACAGGCTCATCCTTGAAAACTGCCGAGCAGCGTCTTTTGTCTCTCCCTCTTTCTGAAGGCAGAGGTGAATATATCATAGCGGAATCAGCGCGGGATAATTACAATATCGAAAAAGCGGCTGAATACTACAGCCGGGCGGCTGAAAAAGATCCGGAAAACGACAGAGCGTATTACAAACTTGCTGAAATAAGATTCGATCAGGAAGAATATTATGAGGCTGTAAGCTTTTTTACTAAAGCGGCGGAGCTGAACCCCCAGAACCATCACTACCGCTTCAGACTCGCGGAAACATATATAGAAATAAGATGGTATAATGAAGCCGTTCCAATTCTCGAAAAATTGACATCCCGTTTCCCTGACAGCGCTTCCTATTGGACCAAGCTCGGTTACGCCTACAACCACTCAAAGAAGTTTTCAAGAGCGGTAACTGCGTACAACCGGGCTCTCTCGCTTGATCCAGACAATAGAATATACAAGGACAATCTTGCCTCGGCAACACTCAACAGAGGATCCGAGCTTCAGAAAAACGGCAATATTGAAGCGGCAATGGAGAACTACCGCGAAGCGATTAAACTCTCGCCCTACAGATGTGAGGGATACACAAACCTGGCAACAATCGAATTGGATGAAGGAAACTACAGGGAAGCGAGAAAATTACTTTCAAGGGCTCTCAGGAATCCAACAATTACCGCCAGAACCTATTTCATAATGGGTATTGTAATGGAAAAACTCGGAAAATATGAGGAAGCCGTTTACTATCTGGAAAAGTGTAAGAATATAAACCCAATGTCTCCGGCCAGTTATCACATAAAAAAAATCAAGGCAAAAAAAGAAAAAGAATCGAACCTGTAA
- a CDS encoding dicarboxylate/amino acid:cation symporter, translated as MKILKRLIDSPLHTKILIGLLAGIPAGLILGPNSEMIKPAGDIFLRLIRMIVVPLVFSSLFVGTASLGDIRKLSRIGAKTIGYYLCTTAIAITIGLLLGNIFTPGSNIDETTKEKLMVSQKSAATEKIDIASKKPDIFDTIVQIVPGNPIESLAEANMLQIIFFAILLGIASTMIPSTKGKPLIDFFTSMSETMMKTVHIVMKIAPIGVFALIAVVVGKFGADILLSLLKYSIIVIVGLGLHVVITYFTAIRIFSRVSPIEFMKGIRPAQLIAFSTSSSSATLPVTMECCEENLGISENISSFVLPLGATINMDGTALYQGVAAIFIAQVYGIGLGFTDQLTIVLMATLASIGAAGVPGIGIITLAMVLETIGVPLEGIALILGVDRLLDMCRTVVNITGDSSCALIVGKSENELKTRPEIRE; from the coding sequence ATGAAAATATTGAAAAGATTAATAGATTCCCCTCTTCACACTAAGATACTTATTGGATTACTGGCAGGTATTCCCGCGGGGCTGATTCTCGGCCCGAACTCGGAAATGATCAAACCCGCGGGAGATATCTTTCTCCGTCTTATACGAATGATCGTGGTTCCTCTGGTTTTTTCTTCTCTCTTCGTCGGCACTGCCAGTCTTGGAGATATAAGGAAACTAAGCCGAATTGGAGCAAAGACAATAGGTTATTACCTCTGTACCACGGCAATCGCCATAACCATCGGGCTACTGCTCGGAAATATATTCACCCCGGGGAGCAACATCGATGAAACTACAAAAGAGAAACTTATGGTTTCACAGAAATCAGCCGCGACTGAAAAAATAGATATCGCTTCTAAAAAACCGGATATCTTTGACACTATTGTTCAAATTGTTCCGGGTAATCCCATTGAAAGCTTAGCTGAAGCCAATATGCTCCAGATAATCTTTTTCGCCATACTTCTTGGGATCGCCTCTACAATGATACCCTCAACCAAGGGTAAACCTCTCATCGATTTCTTTACTTCGATGAGTGAAACCATGATGAAAACCGTGCATATAGTTATGAAAATAGCTCCCATTGGAGTTTTTGCCCTTATCGCGGTCGTAGTGGGAAAATTCGGAGCTGACATTCTGCTTTCCCTTCTCAAATATTCGATTATAGTCATCGTCGGCCTGGGACTTCATGTTGTCATAACCTACTTTACGGCAATCCGAATCTTTTCCCGCGTAAGCCCAATCGAATTCATGAAGGGGATAAGACCGGCTCAACTGATAGCTTTTTCCACCTCTTCCAGCAGCGCCACTCTGCCGGTTACAATGGAATGCTGCGAAGAGAATCTCGGTATCTCGGAAAATATTTCAAGCTTCGTGCTCCCCCTGGGCGCTACAATAAATATGGACGGCACAGCGCTCTACCAGGGTGTGGCGGCGATATTCATCGCTCAGGTATATGGAATCGGGCTGGGGTTTACAGATCAACTCACAATCGTTCTTATGGCGACACTCGCGTCAATAGGAGCGGCCGGCGTGCCTGGAATTGGCATAATAACTCTCGCGATGGTTCTTGAAACTATCGGAGTTCCCCTTGAGGGAATTGCCCTTATCCTGGGAGTCGACCGGCTGCTTGACATGTGCCGTACAGTGGTAAATATTACAGGCGACAGTTCGTGCGCCCTAATTGTAGGAAAATCCGAGAATGAATTAAAAACAAGACCGGAGATTAGAGAATAG
- a CDS encoding FlgD immunoglobulin-like domain containing protein, whose translation MNIKRSLLFVLTLFITSFFSYAAGHTSEIAMVIDYPSISPNGDGIKDESPLHIALSSSFDTLVVTIENIPETEILDTLLSESNPDSGNYIYKWEGRDSSGAILADSEYLLKLYASRPDTVINIRRTVIVDTSPPYIHIDRIEPGVFSPDDTDTTDKALIYYTVAEFNEGSKTSALITDPENNIKEITLDIHSDSSYCFKWRPENPVSGTYSISVTIEDLAGNTGTDQGHIIVDADSPEISFITTVPKYTKHPPDSITGTIYDRSDIDSLGFTWNDSLVISPDSVYILNDTTVWHIVIYDLVYSGGSYIEGDYSLEVYARDIFGQSSNNSISFEIDTTRPASPVLAQPQSPVLKGEIELSYDNGLDAGADSVSIFRLFDGDTFTTTVNSSNSSPDIYLSEGENEIWAKVTDKAGNESYESNHISVTYEISSKNLFPEAFREPDDFIISTSSEAGKVKIQIFDLSGEEVRTISETGPQNYFQLEWDLLNNDGEEVRNGAYLAVITVYYSNSKTVDKNFIAVVR comes from the coding sequence TTGAATATAAAAAGATCACTCTTATTCGTACTAACGCTTTTTATTACTTCTTTCTTCAGCTATGCCGCGGGCCATACATCCGAAATAGCCATGGTAATAGACTACCCTTCCATTTCACCGAACGGCGATGGAATAAAGGATGAATCCCCCCTGCATATAGCGCTTTCAAGTAGTTTCGACACTCTTGTAGTAACAATAGAGAATATACCGGAAACAGAAATCTTAGACACTCTGCTTTCAGAATCAAACCCGGACTCCGGCAACTATATATACAAATGGGAAGGAAGAGACTCGTCGGGAGCTATCCTTGCCGATTCTGAATATTTACTCAAACTTTACGCCTCCCGTCCGGATACGGTTATCAATATCAGAAGAACCGTAATAGTCGACACCTCCCCTCCCTATATACACATAGACCGGATTGAACCGGGAGTCTTCAGCCCGGACGACACAGACACTACCGACAAAGCTCTTATATATTATACAGTAGCGGAATTTAATGAGGGGAGCAAAACTTCCGCGCTGATAACAGACCCTGAAAATAATATCAAGGAGATAACGCTCGATATCCATTCAGACAGCTCATACTGCTTTAAATGGAGACCTGAAAACCCGGTAAGCGGAACCTACAGTATATCCGTGACGATAGAAGATCTGGCAGGAAACACCGGGACAGACCAGGGACACATAATCGTGGACGCGGACAGTCCTGAAATATCATTTATAACGACGGTTCCTAAGTACACAAAGCATCCCCCGGACTCGATAACAGGAACCATATACGATAGAAGCGATATTGACAGTCTCGGCTTTACATGGAACGACAGTCTGGTAATATCTCCCGACTCGGTTTATATCTTAAACGATACAACTGTCTGGCATATTGTTATATATGATTTAGTATATTCCGGGGGCAGTTACATCGAGGGTGATTATTCGCTCGAGGTTTACGCAAGAGACATCTTCGGTCAGAGTTCGAATAACTCAATTTCTTTCGAAATAGACACAACCAGGCCGGCCTCCCCTGTTCTCGCGCAACCCCAATCACCAGTTCTCAAAGGAGAAATCGAATTGTCCTACGATAACGGTCTGGATGCCGGCGCTGACAGCGTCAGTATCTTCCGCCTGTTCGACGGGGACACATTTACAACTACCGTAAATTCTTCAAATTCGAGCCCTGATATCTATCTTTCCGAAGGTGAAAATGAAATCTGGGCGAAAGTCACTGACAAAGCGGGAAATGAAAGTTATGAATCGAACCATATATCAGTAACCTATGAGATTTCTTCTAAAAATCTTTTCCCGGAAGCATTCCGCGAACCGGACGACTTTATTATTTCAACTTCCAGTGAGGCGGGAAAGGTAAAGATACAGATATTCGACCTAAGCGGAGAGGAAGTCAGAACGATCTCAGAAACTGGTCCTCAAAACTATTTTCAGTTGGAATGGGATCTTCTAAACAACGATGGTGAAGAAGTTCGGAACGGAGCATATCTTGCTGTAATTACAGTGTATTATAGTAACAGTAAAACCGTTGACAAAAACTTTATAGCGGTAGTCAGGTAA